Proteins from a single region of Stigmatella erecta:
- a CDS encoding ribosome-binding protein: MPFLPLITNNLGKIAATMAAGTLGYASRKTIGRWLAGDDEQTEPQACMREKAQEVRQIQGQMTLTELDRKHSELLEKLNQANAAALGEMRTLTKDVKTEVADLRKGLQGQLDTQRAETVRLGKELSEMRERQEKIEASLRGTPGTSEQQLTRRKVGNGATGPTRPSMGDGVPTTPKASSSRGSARSTSRTM; encoded by the coding sequence ATGCCCTTCCTCCCCCTCATTACCAACAACCTCGGCAAGATCGCCGCCACCATGGCCGCTGGCACCCTCGGCTATGCCAGCCGCAAGACCATCGGCCGTTGGCTGGCCGGCGACGACGAGCAGACGGAACCTCAGGCCTGCATGCGTGAGAAGGCCCAGGAGGTCCGGCAGATCCAGGGCCAGATGACGCTGACCGAGCTCGACCGGAAGCACTCGGAGCTGCTTGAGAAGCTCAACCAGGCCAATGCCGCGGCACTGGGTGAGATGCGGACGCTGACCAAGGACGTGAAGACCGAGGTGGCGGACCTGCGCAAGGGGCTTCAGGGCCAGCTCGACACCCAGCGCGCTGAGACAGTACGCCTCGGGAAGGAGCTGAGCGAGATGCGCGAGCGACAGGAGAAGATCGAGGCGAGCCTCCGCGGCACTCCTGGGACCAGCGAGCAGCAGCTGACTCGCAGGAAGGTGGGCAACGGCGCCACCGGGCCTACCAGGCCGAGCATGGGCGACGGGGTTCCGACCACGCCCAAGGCCAGCTCGAGCAGGGGCTCGGCTCGTAGTACGTCGCGCACCATGTGA
- a CDS encoding patatin-like phospholipase family protein has product MSAIVKVWQFIHAIRFSLLFTAMFAVLVISNDQAQDLLWIMVDQKDLFGKDGTLLFFLCALFLCWNAFQWACYALCWRRTANGSLAPWLRRLEDWGTLVLGVVPLEALAIGFRHASDRIQDPTTSAGDEVLRKWAWYSEGFGVLAFLFFFFIRDFLPRIVRNWQARHEAAMAANHEGGRFYLLRRDLLSYLVSDWWARRGTVVVANHEVGPLGRGTAIPPGQMPIGIRLQILLYLVSAVVVVVALVWSPVEIARSVGSLNLLLLWMGGMIGVTTLLGYASDRLGVPVVGAIVLLAVIFSLGGWNDNHGLRTVEKASCPNGQCEGRPGDLELAVAEWLRVRSEQWATHAPQGERPPFPVFIASAEGGGIRAAFWTSYVLARLQDQFPTLSRHLLAISGVSGGSLGAGVFTATVAAAPEKSAVDGKERFFTEAHGKYFDAQFLAPILGGFLFPDMLQRFLPVPLASLDRARAFELGLEYPAPGVWPTGERHPMNHAMTDLYTGSAERWPPLLLLNATRVETGEWSVVAPFRLPQDLFPDAVDLSCLADQIPLSTGIHLSARFPLVSPAGLVDPDDFCQGRTGLSKTRQRYVDGGYYDNSGVLASSRLATLVRRVAKEQNIPIRIVFLHFSNNPKQKEFAKPMLALRPASPGQRGQNDQVCHYWTDPQSAASGEDPVPDYPYFIGDTLSPLRVMLNVQEASGDTHLREFVQEVKEDCNLFLRFRLPRSIKDLPLGWSLAAISKQEMQAAIDGCPGIAPAQADKQQGDRGHGNPGNTPHETTCESVEWVRWLLSKDIQLPSTQFPVSKQLE; this is encoded by the coding sequence ATGTCTGCCATAGTTAAGGTTTGGCAATTCATTCACGCGATCCGGTTCAGCCTGCTGTTTACAGCTATGTTCGCTGTGCTTGTCATCAGCAACGACCAGGCCCAGGACTTGCTCTGGATCATGGTGGACCAGAAGGATCTCTTTGGGAAAGACGGAACGTTACTGTTCTTCCTCTGCGCACTGTTCCTATGCTGGAATGCCTTCCAATGGGCCTGCTATGCCCTCTGCTGGCGCCGGACCGCCAACGGTTCACTGGCCCCATGGCTCAGGCGTCTTGAGGACTGGGGGACGCTCGTGCTCGGTGTGGTGCCGCTGGAGGCGTTGGCGATCGGCTTCCGGCACGCAAGCGACCGCATTCAAGATCCCACGACCAGCGCAGGCGATGAGGTATTGCGTAAATGGGCTTGGTACTCGGAGGGGTTCGGCGTCCTCGCTTTTTTGTTTTTCTTCTTCATTCGAGATTTTCTGCCCCGCATCGTGAGGAATTGGCAGGCGCGGCATGAGGCCGCCATGGCGGCGAACCATGAAGGGGGGCGGTTTTACCTTCTGCGCCGCGACCTCCTGTCCTACCTCGTGAGCGATTGGTGGGCGCGACGCGGCACCGTAGTGGTAGCCAACCATGAAGTGGGCCCATTGGGCCGTGGCACGGCCATCCCACCAGGTCAAATGCCGATCGGCATCCGACTGCAGATCCTCCTGTACTTGGTCTCGGCGGTAGTGGTGGTGGTGGCGCTGGTTTGGAGCCCTGTCGAGATTGCGCGGTCCGTGGGCTCGCTGAACCTCCTGCTGTTGTGGATGGGGGGCATGATCGGTGTGACCACCCTGCTGGGTTATGCGTCGGACCGGTTGGGCGTGCCAGTCGTCGGAGCAATCGTGCTGCTGGCGGTCATTTTCAGTCTGGGGGGATGGAACGACAACCACGGGCTCCGCACTGTGGAGAAGGCCTCCTGTCCCAATGGCCAATGCGAAGGGCGCCCTGGCGATCTGGAACTGGCCGTGGCTGAGTGGCTGAGAGTGCGCTCAGAGCAATGGGCCACTCACGCTCCCCAGGGAGAGAGGCCGCCCTTCCCCGTATTCATCGCCTCAGCTGAGGGAGGGGGGATCCGCGCTGCTTTCTGGACCAGCTACGTCCTAGCCCGGTTGCAGGATCAATTTCCTACACTGTCCCGCCACCTGTTGGCGATCAGCGGCGTGTCTGGAGGCAGCCTGGGCGCAGGCGTGTTCACCGCGACCGTTGCAGCGGCACCGGAGAAGAGCGCTGTGGATGGGAAGGAGAGGTTCTTCACCGAGGCGCATGGGAAATATTTCGACGCGCAGTTTCTGGCGCCCATCCTGGGCGGCTTCCTGTTTCCGGACATGCTGCAGCGCTTCCTGCCGGTGCCGCTCGCCTCTCTGGACCGGGCCCGCGCCTTTGAACTGGGCTTGGAGTATCCCGCGCCAGGGGTTTGGCCCACTGGGGAACGACACCCGATGAACCATGCGATGACCGATCTCTATACCGGCTCAGCCGAGAGATGGCCGCCGTTGCTCCTGCTCAACGCCACGCGGGTGGAGACCGGGGAGTGGAGCGTAGTCGCGCCGTTCAGATTGCCACAGGATCTCTTTCCAGACGCGGTGGATCTCTCCTGTCTGGCGGACCAGATTCCGCTCAGCACCGGTATCCACCTCTCGGCGCGCTTTCCCCTAGTCAGTCCCGCCGGGCTCGTCGATCCTGACGACTTTTGCCAGGGGCGCACAGGTCTGTCCAAGACCCGGCAGCGCTATGTGGACGGCGGCTACTACGACAATTCTGGCGTGCTGGCCTCGTCCCGCCTGGCCACGTTGGTGCGCCGCGTGGCGAAGGAGCAAAACATTCCCATACGGATTGTCTTTTTGCACTTCAGTAACAATCCGAAGCAGAAGGAGTTCGCCAAGCCCATGCTCGCACTCAGGCCTGCCAGTCCAGGTCAGAGAGGCCAAAACGATCAGGTATGTCACTATTGGACTGATCCGCAGAGCGCTGCCTCTGGTGAAGACCCAGTCCCTGACTATCCCTACTTCATAGGCGATACGTTGTCTCCGCTCCGGGTCATGCTGAATGTGCAGGAAGCCAGCGGCGACACCCACCTGCGGGAATTCGTTCAGGAGGTGAAGGAGGACTGCAACTTGTTTCTGCGCTTCCGCTTGCCGCGCAGCATCAAGGACTTGCCCTTGGGCTGGTCCTTGGCTGCCATCAGCAAGCAGGAGATGCAGGCGGCCATCGATGGTTGTCCCGGTATAGCGCCTGCTCAAGCTGACAAGCAACAGGGAGACAGGGGGCATGGCAATCCTGGCAACACCCCCCATGAAACTACCTGCGAGAGCGTGGAATGGGTCCGGTGGCTATTGTCTAAAGACATACAGCTACCTAGTACCCAGTTCCCTGTCTCCAAGCAACTGGAGTAG
- a CDS encoding transposase family protein has product MKRGSAAHVVLVAHQEDTGARCPCCQTSSNTLHGRYIRRPDDLPAAGRAVRLELRVRRFCY; this is encoded by the coding sequence GTGAAGCGCGGCAGCGCGGCGCACGTCGTCCTCGTCGCACACCAGGAGGACACAGGTGCCCGGTGCCCGTGCTGCCAGACCTCCAGCAACACACTGCATGGTCGCTACATCCGGCGCCCGGACGACCTGCCGGCCGCTGGGCGCGCGGTGCGATTGGAACTGCGCGTTCGCCGCTTTTGCTATTGA
- a CDS encoding c-type cytochrome: protein MNMENKYSRWFGRMMWAGIIVNGCIAVLALWKPLWVIAQLDLPPATPLVWPRFSALLLFELYVLYMPATQPLRFPRSAVLSVVPRITGVVFFLLIYLSGHPPSYLIFALNDLFFGLSQAILLYLATQPGRRAVRAPQAGLRPFYMWILLPLLLLLPGYGAWFYLLRERPVRYEAAEDHFKYGSIGTEFEQGIPYWIWFVLPRVFPEKLPAAGGYTSLGVVWEESRELPIGFTKQTIGFPRVGLNCAVCHISSYRKSASDSLPTVVLGGTGQTFDAQGYLRFLFACASDSRFTPDILLPEIERGYSLSFLERQLYRYLLIPLTRSALLEQKASFAWTDARPAWGHGRVDPFNPVKFGILELPMDRTIGNSDVMPLWGMKDRPAGAYHWDGLNSAVKEVVISSAIADGSPPKVINRPDVQEALRRVRAFIDELPAPKYPFVINETLKARGKPIYEAHCASCHGNEGQGTARIIPIEEIGTDAHRMDSWSEQAAVDFNHYTAGYAWQLGAFRKELGYLATPLKGLWLRAPYLHNGSVPTLKDLLEPVANRPLSFYRGNDVYDTDNVGFVSNLPQVVRNGLTQPLSRYDTMLPGNGNQGHLYGVNLAPEAKRALLEFMKSL, encoded by the coding sequence ATGAACATGGAAAACAAATATTCGCGCTGGTTTGGCCGGATGATGTGGGCGGGGATCATCGTTAATGGCTGTATCGCCGTGCTCGCGTTGTGGAAGCCGCTCTGGGTCATCGCCCAGCTCGACCTACCTCCCGCGACGCCGCTGGTGTGGCCGCGATTCTCCGCCTTGCTGCTGTTCGAACTCTACGTCCTCTACATGCCAGCCACCCAGCCGCTCCGCTTCCCGAGGAGCGCGGTGCTGAGCGTAGTGCCACGCATCACGGGGGTGGTGTTCTTCCTGCTCATCTACCTCTCGGGCCATCCTCCCTCGTACCTGATCTTCGCCCTGAATGATCTGTTCTTCGGGTTGTCCCAAGCGATTCTGCTGTACCTGGCTACGCAGCCGGGGCGCAGGGCCGTGCGTGCTCCCCAGGCGGGGCTCCGGCCGTTCTACATGTGGATCCTGCTCCCGCTGCTGCTCCTGCTGCCGGGGTACGGCGCGTGGTTCTATCTCCTCCGTGAGAGGCCGGTCCGCTACGAGGCCGCCGAGGATCACTTCAAGTATGGCTCCATCGGCACCGAGTTCGAGCAGGGCATCCCGTACTGGATCTGGTTCGTGCTGCCCCGCGTGTTCCCAGAGAAGCTACCAGCAGCAGGGGGGTACACGTCGCTGGGGGTGGTCTGGGAGGAGAGCCGGGAGCTTCCGATCGGCTTTACCAAGCAGACCATTGGCTTTCCGCGGGTGGGGCTGAACTGCGCCGTATGCCACATCTCCAGCTATCGCAAGAGCGCGAGCGACAGCCTTCCCACCGTCGTCTTGGGAGGCACCGGGCAGACGTTCGATGCCCAAGGCTACCTGCGCTTCCTGTTCGCGTGCGCCTCGGACTCACGCTTCACGCCGGACATCCTCCTGCCGGAGATTGAGCGGGGCTATTCGCTCTCATTCTTAGAGCGGCAGTTGTACCGCTATCTGCTCATCCCGCTCACGCGGAGCGCGCTGCTGGAGCAGAAGGCTAGCTTTGCATGGACCGACGCCCGCCCCGCCTGGGGCCATGGCCGTGTCGACCCGTTCAATCCCGTCAAGTTCGGGATCCTTGAGCTCCCAATGGACCGGACCATCGGGAATTCGGATGTGATGCCGCTGTGGGGCATGAAGGACCGCCCAGCGGGGGCATATCACTGGGATGGTTTGAACTCGGCTGTCAAGGAGGTGGTGATCAGCTCAGCCATCGCGGACGGCTCTCCTCCCAAGGTCATCAACCGGCCGGATGTCCAGGAGGCTCTGCGGCGGGTCCGGGCGTTCATCGATGAGCTTCCCGCTCCAAAGTACCCCTTTGTCATCAATGAGACGCTGAAGGCGCGGGGGAAGCCCATCTACGAGGCCCACTGTGCGTCATGCCATGGCAATGAGGGACAGGGAACCGCGCGGATCATCCCCATCGAAGAGATCGGCACAGATGCACACCGGATGGACTCGTGGAGCGAGCAGGCCGCAGTGGATTTCAACCATTACACCGCTGGCTATGCGTGGCAGTTGGGGGCCTTCCGCAAGGAGCTAGGATACTTGGCCACCCCCTTGAAGGGCCTGTGGCTGAGAGCTCCCTACCTGCATAACGGCTCGGTGCCGACGCTGAAGGACCTGCTGGAACCGGTCGCCAACCGCCCCCTCTCCTTCTACCGGGGCAATGACGTGTACGACACTGACAACGTCGGCTTCGTCTCCAACCTGCCGCAGGTGGTTCGCAATGGGCTCACCCAGCCCCTGTCCCGCTACGACACCATGCTCCCTGGCAATGGTAACCAAGGGCATCTGTATGGCGTGAACCTGGCTCCCGAGGCCAAGCGAGCACTGCTGGAGTTCATGAAGTCCCTGTAG
- a CDS encoding c-type cytochrome, producing the protein MSRDPNVENGLGVLEDLTPVQRAERRWRQRALLVLALVLLVLLGFSLYRAFHPNAPVTYEDIEEHFKYGSLGSELAGGIPYYIFQILPELCADKLPRPSEGYASLGFVFEPGRDLPIGTSKRRVLVDRVGLNCALCHSGTVREAPGSKPRIYLAMPANNLDLRGYVEFFSMCAADPRFTPENVMAYIDRRFELGWMERFAYRYVAVDATRQGLLKQASAMSFMFAQPHWGPGRVDTFNPYKTLQFNFDMSKDKSVGTTDYAAVWNQGPREAAGMDLHWDGNNKSVHERNMSAALGIGVVPSSLDCGSLNRIEAYLKDLHPPGYPFPINNSLASRGKPLFEQHCASCHAFGGAQTGKVTPLSEIKTDRERLDVWSYPLLANFNTLYAGYDGKAGEAECRHVFTSFRKTDGYANVPLDGIWLRSPYLHNGSVPTLKALLEPPQKRPQRFYRGYDVFDQENVGFVSSVEKEGENQFFLFDTQLRGNSNDGHEFGVDLAPDDKRALVEFMKTL; encoded by the coding sequence ATGTCGCGTGACCCGAACGTAGAGAACGGGCTGGGCGTCCTCGAGGATCTGACGCCCGTCCAGCGGGCGGAGCGCCGCTGGCGCCAGAGGGCGCTGCTCGTCTTGGCCCTGGTGCTCTTGGTGCTCCTGGGCTTTTCCCTCTACCGCGCTTTCCACCCCAACGCCCCGGTGACCTACGAGGACATCGAGGAGCACTTCAAGTACGGCTCACTGGGCAGCGAGCTAGCCGGCGGTATCCCCTACTACATCTTCCAGATCCTGCCGGAGCTGTGCGCGGACAAGCTGCCCCGGCCCAGCGAAGGCTACGCCTCGCTTGGCTTCGTGTTCGAGCCGGGCAGGGATCTGCCGATCGGGACGTCGAAGCGGCGGGTGCTCGTGGATCGAGTGGGGCTCAACTGCGCCCTGTGTCACTCCGGCACCGTTCGCGAGGCTCCGGGCAGCAAGCCCCGGATCTACCTGGCGATGCCAGCGAACAACTTGGACCTGCGCGGCTACGTGGAGTTCTTCTCGATGTGCGCCGCCGATCCTCGCTTCACGCCCGAGAACGTGATGGCCTACATCGACCGGCGCTTTGAGCTTGGGTGGATGGAGCGCTTCGCCTACCGGTACGTCGCGGTGGATGCCACGCGGCAGGGGTTGCTCAAGCAGGCCTCGGCCATGTCGTTCATGTTTGCGCAGCCACATTGGGGGCCAGGCCGGGTGGATACCTTCAACCCGTACAAGACGCTCCAGTTCAACTTCGACATGTCCAAGGACAAAAGCGTGGGCACCACCGACTACGCGGCGGTGTGGAACCAGGGGCCGCGCGAGGCCGCGGGGATGGATCTGCACTGGGACGGGAACAACAAGAGCGTGCATGAGCGGAACATGAGCGCCGCACTCGGCATTGGGGTGGTTCCGTCCTCCCTGGATTGTGGGAGCCTGAACCGGATCGAGGCCTACCTCAAGGACCTGCATCCACCCGGCTACCCGTTCCCCATTAACAACTCCCTGGCCTCCCGGGGCAAGCCGCTCTTCGAGCAGCACTGCGCCAGTTGCCATGCCTTCGGCGGCGCGCAGACCGGCAAGGTGACTCCCTTGAGCGAAATCAAGACGGATCGCGAGCGGCTGGATGTGTGGAGCTACCCGCTGCTCGCGAACTTCAACACACTCTACGCGGGTTACGACGGCAAGGCGGGCGAGGCGGAGTGCCGACACGTCTTCACCAGCTTCCGCAAGACGGATGGCTACGCGAACGTGCCCCTGGATGGAATCTGGCTCCGCTCGCCGTACCTGCACAACGGCTCGGTGCCTACGCTGAAGGCTCTCCTGGAGCCGCCGCAGAAGCGGCCCCAGCGCTTCTACCGGGGCTACGACGTCTTCGACCAGGAGAATGTCGGCTTCGTCTCCTCCGTGGAGAAAGAGGGAGAGAACCAGTTCTTCCTCTTCGACACGCAACTTCGCGGAAACAGCAATGACGGGCACGAATTCGGCGTGGATCTGGCCCCAGACGACAAGCGCGCGCTGGTCGAATTCATGAAGACCCTGTGA
- a CDS encoding NADH:flavin oxidoreductase, translated as MANASHKDVIFRELEFRNLRVKNRIFRSNISGKFDNYDGSGTQTRINWETKFARGGVGAIVSSFVPVHRSGRILPNYATLESDDRVPFWRQLVSEVHKHDCRYIIQLSHSGRQRDQAGVENQFSTAASSTDKKDPFHGILCRAMTAQDIKEVVSWFGQAARRAREAGADGVELHGANGYLITQFLSSGINDRKDEYGGSLHNRARFALDIVKEIRRVVGDDFHLQFKISAVDHNDAPFFYEKKGNSLEDSIQLCKWLEDAGVDAFHVSTGSMFPHPLNPVGPSFPYATAARTYETMLSSGVLSLRNYALFRYQPLNALFGLLWNHLVKKKARENAAFHQELGVSSDVTNLEGLNVTEAREIRKYVKVPVICTGGFQNASLIRKVIDQEFCDAVSIARPLIANSDLVNTYFAKGRDLPDRPCTHCNKCLVNAIENPLGCYDVSRFDGDYNRMISKVMSVFHPTSFDEQHEAAQLVEVKRDVA; from the coding sequence ATGGCAAATGCTTCTCACAAGGACGTCATCTTCCGGGAACTGGAGTTCCGCAACCTGCGGGTAAAGAACCGCATCTTCCGCTCCAACATCTCGGGCAAGTTCGACAACTACGACGGCAGCGGCACCCAGACGCGCATCAACTGGGAGACGAAGTTCGCGAGAGGCGGGGTGGGCGCGATCGTGTCCTCCTTTGTGCCGGTGCATCGCAGTGGGCGCATCCTACCCAACTACGCCACCCTCGAGAGCGATGACCGAGTTCCCTTCTGGCGCCAGCTCGTGTCGGAGGTGCACAAGCATGACTGCAGGTACATCATCCAGCTGAGCCACTCGGGGCGGCAGCGTGACCAGGCCGGCGTGGAGAACCAGTTCTCCACGGCCGCGAGCTCCACCGACAAGAAGGATCCCTTCCACGGAATCCTGTGCCGGGCCATGACGGCGCAGGACATCAAGGAGGTGGTCTCCTGGTTTGGGCAGGCCGCCCGCCGCGCCCGAGAGGCCGGGGCGGACGGGGTCGAGCTGCACGGCGCCAACGGCTATCTCATCACCCAGTTCCTCAGCTCGGGCATCAACGACCGCAAGGACGAGTACGGAGGCTCGCTGCACAACCGGGCGCGCTTCGCCCTAGACATAGTCAAGGAGATCCGCCGGGTAGTGGGAGACGACTTCCACCTGCAGTTCAAGATCAGCGCAGTGGACCACAACGATGCCCCCTTCTTCTACGAGAAGAAGGGCAATTCGCTCGAGGACAGCATCCAGCTTTGCAAGTGGCTGGAGGATGCTGGGGTGGATGCGTTCCACGTCTCCACCGGCAGCATGTTCCCGCACCCACTGAATCCGGTGGGGCCGTCCTTTCCGTATGCCACGGCGGCACGCACTTACGAAACGATGCTCTCCAGCGGGGTGCTCTCCCTGCGCAACTACGCGTTGTTCCGATACCAGCCCCTCAACGCGCTGTTCGGCCTGCTGTGGAACCACCTCGTCAAGAAGAAGGCCCGGGAGAACGCGGCGTTCCACCAGGAGTTGGGGGTAAGCAGTGACGTCACCAACCTGGAAGGGCTCAACGTTACCGAGGCGAGAGAGATCCGCAAGTACGTCAAGGTCCCGGTCATCTGCACGGGCGGGTTCCAGAACGCCTCGCTTATCCGCAAGGTCATCGATCAGGAGTTCTGCGATGCCGTCTCCATCGCGCGCCCCCTCATCGCCAACAGCGACCTCGTCAACACGTACTTCGCCAAGGGAAGGGACCTGCCGGACCGGCCCTGCACCCACTGTAACAAGTGCCTGGTCAACGCCATCGAGAACCCTCTGGGTTGCTACGACGTGAGCCGGTTCGATGGCGACTACAACCGGATGATCTCCAAGGTGATGTCCGTGTTCCACCCCACGTCCTTCGACGAGCAACACGAAGCGGCGCAGCTCGTGGAGGTAAAGCGCGATGTCGCGTGA
- a CDS encoding lysoplasmalogenase, protein MSTDGQVAPSKHALERPLYVLLIGASALNLGANLFADMTVPEGKNPTTWVLWLLWTSKPMIVPVLTGILFLRTRGTVSSICRGPFYLGLLFCWFGDIALLSASALFFQIGLGAFGVAHLFFIRAYLKGSDWRSVVDRKTLIYGLPFLVYGYTQYSVIHYQEKMQAAPMMSLAIGVYMVVLLSHGMSGFIRMRLEDAKSSASILVGIVLFVQSDSIIAVNDFVLHLPLDRFAIMATYILGISLMVRGCILNCEEHTRQQPSEPSARLSSTA, encoded by the coding sequence ATGTCTACAGATGGACAAGTTGCTCCCAGCAAGCACGCTCTTGAAAGACCGCTGTATGTGCTCCTCATCGGAGCCTCCGCCCTCAACTTGGGAGCCAACCTCTTTGCTGACATGACGGTGCCGGAGGGAAAGAACCCAACGACGTGGGTGCTGTGGTTGCTCTGGACCTCCAAGCCGATGATTGTGCCCGTGCTCACGGGCATCCTCTTCCTGCGCACGCGGGGAACTGTGTCGAGCATCTGCCGTGGACCCTTCTACCTAGGACTGCTCTTCTGTTGGTTCGGAGATATCGCCCTGCTATCCGCGAGCGCACTCTTCTTCCAAATCGGCCTGGGCGCGTTCGGCGTAGCGCACCTTTTCTTCATCCGGGCGTATCTGAAGGGGAGCGATTGGCGCAGCGTCGTGGACCGGAAAACCCTTATTTATGGACTGCCGTTCCTCGTCTACGGCTACACCCAGTACTCAGTCATCCACTACCAAGAGAAGATGCAGGCAGCCCCGATGATGAGCCTCGCCATCGGTGTCTACATGGTGGTGTTGCTCTCCCATGGGATGAGCGGCTTCATCCGCATGCGCCTAGAGGATGCGAAGTCCTCGGCCTCCATCTTGGTGGGCATCGTGCTCTTCGTGCAGTCCGACAGTATTATCGCGGTCAATGACTTCGTGCTGCACCTGCCGCTTGATCGGTTCGCAATCATGGCGACGTACATCCTGGGGATATCTCTGATGGTACGTGGCTGCATCCTCAACTGCGAGGAGCACACGCGGCAACAGCCCTCAGAGCCGTCGGCTCGCCTCTCTTCCACCGCCTGA